A window of Bombyx mori chromosome 2, ASM3026992v2 contains these coding sequences:
- the LOC101746326 gene encoding testis-expressed protein 9 has protein sequence MDSINLLAREDEFKKLNKQLEKKSESLMKQIELVLQKPDSYSEFTTTTKKHSCDMQKQLTQTHAHNETRNVKSRSKISKSISEQQVSRLMDADGSNNDLNNGPQQITVASNSVRTVCDCCNVKSNDMEFLYAFVCVHVKDKLLPQSYAKDNITVEKVCKFLSSKIKLLQEQIDKLQSTISGKKTQCEAHLTRLADLENERMSLLNKNSNLRTASLEMKAKCHSLQNRLEEKDKLYKEQRSVADAASNELKKFKTKVVGLEARCASHEDVIDNLKQQIETLKINEKELRDSTRNLSSASQAKISKLEAHVSAQNKQLDRQTRLISNLRRQISLMSTSGALKVLEQEYCKLLDEI, from the exons ATGGATTCTATTAATCTACTAGCCCGTGAAGATGAGTTCAAAAAGCTGAATAAACAACTAGAGAAGAAAAGTGAGAGCTTAATGAAACAAATAGAACTAGTACtg CAAAAACCGGATTCATATTCAGAGTTCACAACAACAACAAagaaacattcgtgtgatatgCAAAAGCAATTAACACAAACACATGCACATAACGAAACAAGAAATGTTAAAAGTAGATCAAaaatatcaaagtcaatatCTGAACAACAAGTAAGCAGGTTAATGGATGCTGACGGATCGAATAATGACTTGAATAACGGCCCACAACAAATAACTGTTGCTTCGAATAGTGTTAGAACTGTGTGTGACTGCTGCAACGTTAAATCTAATGATATGGAATTCCTATATGCCTTTGTTTGTGTACATGTTAAAGATAAATTACTACCGCAATCGTATGCAAAAG atAACATAACGGTAGAGAAAGTGTGCAAATTTCTGTcctcaaaaattaaattattgcaaGAGCAAATTGACAAGTTACAAAGCACAATAAGCGGTAAG AAAACGCAATGCGAAGCGCACCTAACCAGACTGGCTGATCTGGAAAACGAGAGGATGTCTCTATTGAACAAGAACAGCAACCTGAGGACAGCCTCGCTCGAGATGAAGGCCAAATGTCATTCACTGCAGAACAGACTCGAG GAGAAAGATAAGCTTTACAAAGAGCAGAGGAGCGTCGCCGACGCAGCCTCCAATGAGCTTAAAAAGTTCAAAACGAAAGTCGTCGGCCTGGAGGCGAGGTGCGCGTCACACGAGGACGTCATCGACAACCTGAAGCAGCAAATTGAGACTTTGAAGATCAACGAAAAG GAGCTACGCGATTCAACCCGGAACTTGTCGTCCGCGAGCCAAGCCAAAATATCCAAGCTAGAAGCACACGTCAGCgcgcagaacaaacaattagaCAGACAAACAAGACTCATTAGTAACCTGAGGAGGCAGATCAGTCTGATGTCCACAAGTGGGGCTCTGAAAGTTTTGGAACAAGAATATTGCAAGCTTTTGGATGAGATTTGA
- the LOC134200192 gene encoding uncharacterized protein LOC134200192, giving the protein MKSLVLLCLSLCVCVQSYHFLVGDISSSLVHHKLVQYNAIPFMKRVKNYFYSSADNKIITGIQALDSLNSKATVNITAGGVGYPYVNMRMKSERGSGLSYDIGIYVNQNYLRIN; this is encoded by the exons ATGAAATCTCTCGTGCTCCTCTGTCTGTCCTTGTGCGTCTGTGTTCAATCCTATCATTTTCTTGTCGGCGATATATCCAGTTCCTTGGTACATCACAAGCTGGTCCAATACAACGCGATACCTTTCATGAAGCGTGTGAAGAACTACTTCTACAGCAGTGccgataataaaattattaca GGTATCCAAGCGTTGGACTCGCTCAACAGTAAGGCGACCGTGAACATTACTGCGGGCGGTGTCGGCTATCCGTACGTGAATATGCGCATGAAGAGTGAACGTGGATCCGGCCTGAGTTACGACATCGGAATATACGTCAACCAGAACTATTTAAGAATAAATTGA